Within Terriglobales bacterium, the genomic segment GGCTGGCCTTCCACATCCTGCGGGGAGCGGGCGAGGACGCGGAGGCGCTGGCCGCCGCCATCCACGACGTCAAGGAGAAGCTGCGCCTGTGCTCGGTGTGCAACAACATCACCGACGTGGATCCCTGCGCCTACTGTTCCAGTCCCACCCGCAACCAGCGCCTGGTGTGCGTGGTGGAAGAGCCCACCAACATCGCTGCCATCGAGAAGACGCGGGGCTTCAACGGCGTCTACCACGTGCTGCATGGGGCGCTCTCGCCGCTGCACGGCGTGGGCCCGGAGCAACTGCGCATCGCCAACCTCACGCGGCGGGTCGAGTCCGGACAGGTGGACGAGATCATCCTGGCCACCAACCCCACG encodes:
- the recR gene encoding recombination mediator RecR, which encodes MSRFAEPMTRLIEELKKLPGVGSKSAQRLAFHILRGAGEDAEALAAAIHDVKEKLRLCSVCNNITDVDPCAYCSSPTRNQRLVCVVEEPTNIAAIEKTRGFNGVYHVLHGALSPLHGVGPEQLRIANLTRRVESGQVDEIILATNPTVEGEATATYLSKTLKRPGLKVTRIATGVPVGSDIEYADEITMQKAMEGRREL